CCTGGGAGACTGGCAGCATACTGCTCTGAAATTACAGAAGCAGTACCCTGGAAGATGATCAGCATCATCTGTGACATGCCCATACTTCCAGTGAGGTCTTCAAAGCTCCCATACTTGGAATATTGAAGCAGAGCTAGTTTGCTTATACCCCCAAAGCCTACTTGCCTGCTTCTGAACTGGCAGGGACaggaatgaaaactgaaatgcaacAAGATCTGCCCTTCAAGGGCCCCATTTATTaactgaatataaaaataagatCATTTAAGTGCAGAGGCACAGTAATCCGCTCCATAGTGAAGAGATATCTGTGGTTAGCAGTAAACAGAGTTTACAATGCCTTGTAAACAGACCTCTTTACAAGCAAGAAGCATACTGAAACCATAACACACATTGGATTAAAAGTTCCCTGTTGCAGCAATACTCGACACTACTTATCTGGCCATTTCAGAGCACTTTGCAAAAGGTGAGAGCactctttgctttgttttcagaagagcacacatgaaacaaatgaaacacaagGAACTTGCACTGTAAACAATCGAAAAAGCGCCCCAGCATTTTCCAAGGCTTATACCTTGTTAGGTGtgttttgcaatgaaaaataatggcCAAAGCTATTGTGCATTatggaagttttaaaaatgactaggctgtgtgtttgttgttgtttttttgttttggtttgtttttttcccccagcaacCTGTTGCATGattggataatttttttttttcctcaatacaGTACATGGCATTTCTCCTCAATTGCACCAGAAGTAAATTTGGAAGCACTTTCAGTTTGCCTTATAggcaaacaggaaagaaaaacaagccagGCAGACTTTCAATCTCCTTTCTAAATCTCTGCccactgttttttccccacccttTCACATCTCCGAGTCCACATACATTCCATTGATCAGGTAATCCACTTGTGTGTAATCCTTCTTCTTGTAGCTCTCATAGGCCTGCATAAAGAAAAGAATTATAAcacttatgaaaaaaaatgtaccgACTAGAAGCACTGCAAGAAGCAAACTTTTATCCACTAAGTACTGAGTCAGGGGCTCAGCAGCAATGAGAAGATACTCATTGTCCACGTCCTGAGTTTCTGCAGCACCTGAAGCTGTTGTTTTGGGTGCATCTGCTGGAACCGTGGTTATTGAAAAAATGTGAGATATTGACTTTTTCCCATGCCCTGTAGTAGTTTCTGCTGTAGAGCCAGTAGTGAAAACCATGACACCTCTTGTAGAGCCCAGAAAAGAAGTTGATTTACTCAAGTCTGTTGCAGCTGTACTTGCTTCTGGCTCTAAATATGGCAGCGTAACAACAGGCTGTGGGTATGCAGAGTGTGAACTCTCCAAGGGGGTGAGTGCAGTGGCACGAGTGGAAGCAGTGGAAGATGTTCCTGTATTCTGCGGGACAAGGGTGGTCAATCTTGTGCTCAGTGTCTTCAGGCCAGCTCCAACAGTGGCAGAGCTACTACAGCAGGGAGTACTGGTGGTGGCTGAGTTAAACTGCTCTATTTGAGGCATTTGAGTATCTGCTTCAGAAATTACAGTGAGTGGAGCCAAAGTAGAAGTGGGGGACAATGCTGAGACAGAGCTACTATTTCCTGATTTCTCAATGGTGGTCACGAGCTTGGTGAGATGGCTGGAAGTGGAAGCAGGGCTGTTACCAGAAGTGGGAGAAGGGGCAGTGGATGACATGGCTTCAGCAAGAAGATCAGAACCTCCAGGGGCATCTGAGGCTTTGGCAGTTGTTTCATAAACTGTAGTGAGGACAGTTGCATTTGTAACGTTTGTTGTTACAGTTGtggcagtggtggtggtggttgctGTGATAGTGGTGGCTGCAGTGGTGGTGGTAAAATTGCTTGCAactgtttttcttgcatttgttGTTCCATCTTCAGCCTTATCCCAAAGCAAATGCCTCAAGTGAATCTTGCAAGTCCAAGCAGTtgaagaaaacaggttttcCATGTTGTGTTGGTCAACCCATGCATTCACcatcctctcctttttctgtggATAGTTTTGGTGGTGAAACAGAACTGTTTCCGCTTTCCCACCGACAATTTCttcaaaaagacaaaatcaaTGAGTATCATAAGAATAAAATTCTCAAGAATGAGTATCATAAGAATAAAATTCTCAAGCTCAAATCTGACCTCATACCCCCAACATGCAAACCAGAACATGTATTCTGCAGTACCTGTAGTACAACTGGAATAAATCAGTCCTGAAGTCAGCAAGAACATGAAAACTTAGACCCCTGTTTTTATTGCACATAAAATCGCTTTGGCATTTTGGCTGGtgaggggagggggggacagGAAGGGagcagggtttgttttttgccACAACCAGAGAACTAATTCCACAAAATGGGGTACTGAAGTATAGAGATACAATGCAGAAGTACATTATCAATAGGAGCAGAGTTATGAATACCAGCTACTGAAAAGACAACTCACACTTTCAAAGTTACACAGCATCAATAAATTCCTCATGCTTAGATTAATAATTTTCATCTCTCAAAACTGAGTGGAAATTTCCACTTACACCTGCATACTTTGGGAGAATTTCCTTCACAACTAGCAATCTAGATTTATAGTGACATAAATCCCATCTGCTTATCAAAGGTCTGGTTGCTACATTGCAGAGAAACCTTTGCCAACCCAAAAGAACCAAAAataaactttccttttttagaACTTGGGTACAGCAAACTCTTGAAACATACTATAAAAGATTGATTCCTCAGTTACCAACAAGTTCCATTTTCTTACTGTGTCACTTAATTAAAGACTGGAAAGTCACCATGAGCAATTGCTGCTAAGGCTGCTCTGATTACAGAAGCAGCCTGATGCCTCTGGCACAAAATCCTGGCAATCTCAGAAAAAACAACGCCaagacattttcctttctcttaaaaaataagtaCACCTGTTATgactttattttccaaagcacagaCTGTGAAGTGCAAAGAGTTTGAATGAATGATGTCTTCGACATGGAGACAAACTGTTACTCAGTAACAGTTACAAAAGTTACTTGAAGACATATCATGCACATTAAGTGCCCCAGTCCTTACTAGGCTAGTGAAACAGTTTTTCCAGTGAACTGACTTTACCTACAGAATCATCCTACAGGCATTTCATAACACATCTCCCTCAACTGAAA
Above is a window of Caloenas nicobarica isolate bCalNic1 chromosome 5, bCalNic1.hap1, whole genome shotgun sequence DNA encoding:
- the C5H11orf24 gene encoding uncharacterized protein C11orf24 homolog isoform X1, with the translated sequence MWTAIVFFLLISFCICEHRFSVLKGRGVHVVRINRLTTEKQCRQACQSPDASGNHHCNWSVPYQNCCILLQCHQLSMCQNAGEQNIKDLLGEIVGGKAETVLFHHQNYPQKKERMVNAWVDQHNMENLFSSTAWTCKIHLRHLLWDKAEDGTTNARKTVASNFTTTTAATTITATTTTTATTVTTNVTNATVLTTVYETTAKASDAPGGSDLLAEAMSSTAPSPTSGNSPASTSSHLTKLVTTIEKSGNSSSVSALSPTSTLAPLTVISEADTQMPQIEQFNSATTSTPCCSSSATVGAGLKTLSTRLTTLVPQNTGTSSTASTRATALTPLESSHSAYPQPVVTLPYLEPEASTAATDLSKSTSFLGSTRGVMVFTTGSTAETTTGHGKKSISHIFSITTVPADAPKTTASGAAETQDVDNEYLLIAAEPLTQYLVDKSLLLAVLLVGTFFFISVIILFFMQAYESYKKKDYTQVDYLINGMYVDSEM
- the C5H11orf24 gene encoding uncharacterized protein C11orf24 homolog isoform X3; translation: MCQNAGEQNIKDLLGEIVGGKAETVLFHHQNYPQKKERMVNAWVDQHNMENLFSSTAWTCKIHLRHLLWDKAEDGTTNARKTVASNFTTTTAATTITATTTTTATTVTTNVTNATVLTTVYETTAKASDAPGGSDLLAEAMSSTAPSPTSGNSPASTSSHLTKLVTTIEKSGNSSSVSALSPTSTLAPLTVISEADTQMPQIEQFNSATTSTPCCSSSATVGAGLKTLSTRLTTLVPQNTGTSSTASTRATALTPLESSHSAYPQPVVTLPYLEPEASTAATDLSKSTSFLGSTRGVMVFTTGSTAETTTGHGKKSISHIFSITTVPADAPKTTASGAAETQDVDNEYLLIAAEPLTQYLVDKSLLLAVLLVGTFFFISVIILFFMQAYESYKKKDYTQVDYLINGMYVDSEM
- the C5H11orf24 gene encoding uncharacterized protein C11orf24 homolog isoform X2, translated to MWTAIVFFLLISFCICEHRFSVLKGRGVHVVRINRLTTEKQCRQACQSPDASGNHHCNWSVPYQNCCILLQCHQLSMCQNAGEQNIKDLLGEIVGGKAETVLFHHQNYPQKKERMVNAWVDQHNMENLFSSTAWTCKIHLRHLLWDKAEDGTTNARKTVASNFTTTTAATTITATTTTTATTVTTNVTNATVLTTVYETTAKASDAPGGSDLLAEAMSSTAPSPTSGNSPASTSSHLTKLVTTIEKSGNSSSVSALSPTSTLAPLTVISEADTQMPQIEQFNSATTSTPCCSSSATVGAGLKTLSTRLTTLVPQNTGTSSTASTRATALTPLESSHSAYPQPVVTLPYLEPEASTAATDLSKSTSFLGSTRGVMVFTTGSTAETTTGHGKKSISHIFSITTVPADAPKTTASGL